Genomic window (Vigna radiata var. radiata cultivar VC1973A chromosome 1, Vradiata_ver6, whole genome shotgun sequence):
GGAGGTAAGGGAATTGAAAGTTTTCTGCTTTGTTAAGTACTAAGCACTGTATGTATCTGGTGAATTTGGAGGGTTGTATTTCATTGAGATGGATTATGGTTTTAGTTATCTTTGAAATATCTCTCTGGGCTATGTttcataatttgaattttacatCTTTATGATTTGTGTACTCAAATGGGATGAATATTTGCTCCTGCATGAATTTATATGGTCAAGTAAGAGGAAGATCAGCTGAATAGTACTTGAAAATGAACTGAAAAAGTTGTTGAGTTgatcaaatttattctttaacGACTAGTTGCTTTGTGGCATGACCCCCAACTCGTAAAAATGTGAATAATAGTTTTTACGATGGAAGGGTTATATTGAttccttgttcttgttgtctagGTTCTTCGTCTACTTGTTAAGGTGTTTCAAAAGCTTCCTTCACCAGATTATCTGAGTATTTGTCAGTGTCTTATGTTCTTGGATGAGCCGGAGGGTGTTGCAAGCATACTAGAGAAACTTTTACGTTCTGAAAGCAAAGATGATGCCCTTTTGGCATTTCAAATTGCTTTTGATTTGGTAGAGAATGAGCACCAAGCTTTTCTTCTAAATGTTAGAGATCGCCTATCACCACCTAAGTCTCAGCCTTCAGAAGCTGCACAGCCAAAACCCAGTGACGCAGATTCTGCTCAAAATGCTAGTGCAAATGGACAGGATGATGTTCAAATGACGGATGGTGATTCTGCGCCTATAGTTGATGTGCCAGAGGATCCAATTGAAACCCTGTATGCTGAGaggttaaacaaaataaagggaATTTTGTCTGGGGAGACTTCAATACAACTGACTCTGCAGTTCCTTTACAGTCATAACAAGTGAGGCAGTTTGTATGGTCATATCTTCATTTTGTGGTTGGTTTTAGTCTCACTGAATTATTGTTCTTTGTTCTTATTCTGTTTTTTATGTAATCTGCATTTAGGTCTGACCTGCTTATTCTTAAGACAATAAAGCAGTCTGTGGAGATGAGGAATAGTGTCTGTCACAGTGCCACAATTTATGCCAATGCAATTATGCATGCTGGAACAACTGTGGATACTTTCCTCAGGGAAAATCTGGTTGGTTATTATGGCTAATTTTCTCTTTATCCCCTCTCCTTGTGTTTTCCATATATCTTTATTGCTTCCCATCCCTAAGAATATCGTCCCTTGAAAATTGTAGGATTGGTTGAGCAGAGCTACTAACTGGGCCAAATTTAGTGCAACTGCTGGTCTTGGTGTTATCCATAGAGGCCATTTGCAGCAGGGAAGGTCACTGATGGCACCCTACTTACCTCAGGGTGGGACTGGAGGTGGTGGTAGTCCATATTCAGAAGGCGGTGCTCTGTATGCCCTTGGTCTTATTCATGCTAACCATGGAGAGGGCATCAAACAATTTCTTCGTGATAGCCTGCGCAGTACCAGTGTTGAGGTGCTCATTAATAAAACCTATGATGTACTTTTGGTAGAATAAGAAATAACCTGTGGTTATAATTAACACAAGCTTCATGGGCAGGTCATTCAACATGGTGCATGTTTAGGTCTTGGATTGGCATCTTTGGGAACTGCTGATGAGGATATCtatgaagaaataaagaacGTTCTCTACACTGATAGTGCTGTTGCTGGTGAGGCTGCTGGTATCAGTATGGGTTTACTCATGGTTGGAACTGGTAGTGACAAGGCAAATGAGATGCTCACTTATGCACATGAGACCCAGCATGAAAAGATTATTAGGTAAATGGTTTTTGCATGACAAGGTGTGAAATTGTGGGTTCTCTTGCTTATGATTGTTCAATAATTTCAGGGGGCTAGCTTTGGGAATAGCACTTACTGTTTATGGGAGAGAAGAGGAAGCAGATACTTTGATCGAGCAGATGACTCGTGATCAGGATCCAATATTGCGTTATGGTGGCATGTATGCATTGGCCTTGGCGTACAGGGGAACAGCAAACAATAAGGCAATTCGCCAGTTACTGCATTTCGCTGTATCTGATGTGAGTGATGATGTTAGGAGGACTGCAGTTCTAGCCTTAGGTTTTGTTTTGTACTCTGATCCGGAACAGGTTAGTTCTATATCTTTGGATTTTCCCTTGTTCTGAATTGCTTTTTTGTGGCTTTATTGTTGTTTTGGATATCTTTTTGATATTTGCAATGTCTATCTACTTCAGACTCCACGAATTGTTTCCCTCCTATCAGAGTCTTACAATCCACATGTTCGATATGGGGCAGCACTTGCTGTGGGTATTTCCTGTGCTGGTACTGGTCTCAGTGAGGCTATCTCTTTATTGGAGCCTTTAACTTCGGATGTTGTTGATTTTGTTCGTCAAGGTGCTCTTATAGCAATGGCTATGGTCATGGTTCAGATCAGTGAAGCTAGTGACTCACGAGTTGGAACATTTAGGTAAGTCCACCCTATTTATTTTGTACAGCAAGGCAATAATTTTGTGGTTTTCTGACATACCCTGCACTCTAGGCGACAGTTGGAGAAAATTATCCTTGACAAGCACGAGGATACCATGAGCAAGATGGGAGCAATTTTGGCCTCAGGAATCCTTGATGCTGGTGGCAGAAATGTGACCATAAGGCTACTTTCTAAGACAAAACATGATAAAATTACTGCAGTGGTTGGTCTTGCAGTTTTTAGCCAATTTTGGTATTGGTACCCTCTTATCTATTTTGTAAGCCTGGCTTTTTCGCCCACGGCCTTTATTGGTCTGAACTATGACCTGAAATCTCCTAAATTTGAGTTCTTGTCACATGCAAAGCCTTCACTTTTTGAATATCCTAAGCCTACTACCGTTCCTACCACTACTTCAACGGTGAAGCTTCCCACTGCTGTTCTGTCAACATCAGCTAAGGCTAAAGCAAGGGCTAAGAAAGCTGAAGAGCAGAAGGCAAATGCTGAAATTTCATCTGCTACTGACTCTTCATCTGCACCGAGTGGTGGAAAAGGGAAGTCATCCAGTGAAAAGGATGGAGATTCAATGCAGGTAatgcattttttaattaattattgaaggCCTTCCTTTCATATTTCTGAATTCAAAGCATTATTTGACTATttgtaacttattttttattgtgtgcGGACTTAGTAGAAGTTTTCTTTACTAGCATTAAGTTAACAGTTTTGAGCTATGAAGCCCGGACACACCTTTCAAATGGTATGTCCTTATGTTTAACACGTCTAGGACACACCTCTCAAATGGTATGTCCTCATGTCTGACACCGACACATGTATGTCACTCATGCGACACTTATATCGGTGAAGTGTTTAATTCGatagacatttttttttgtccttgACATAATTTTGACATGGTTCcataacaattttaataagaacaaattatatatgatcACAAATATGCATTATAgagaatgtttttatttaatctcCTACCATATCTCCATACAATGTGGGGTTTTAAAGTTGTTAATTTGTCTTTAAATGCATCTCGactaaagtgttttttttttccaataatgaTGACCAAGAAGGGGATgaaatatcttaaattataaattatatccTCTTTTCACTTTTTCGATGTTATATAGatgaattaaattcatttttgtatTAGGTGACAATATGTTTAGATTATTATATGTAACTAATCATGTTTATAGGTAATTTTGAGTACATAAATATTGATtgtcaatttaaataattcataatgatCCGTGTCCCCTAGTTCTACACTTTGGAGATGACACGTTGTGGTGTCCGGGTGTGTGTCGTGTCCGGTATCTGGGTCATTATCCGTGTTTCGTAGCTTTTGAGTAAAGGGAATAGGGATTGTGGATTGCAGTTATGAAactgcttttatttatttggtggtTATGAAGTAGGTCTAGAACTTGGTATATAAGGATGGGGAATGTAGCTAAATTGCTATTAGGAAATGATTGGACTATGATTGGTCCTGGAGATCCAATGGACCCTGAAAGCTCTTGGCTGgagtctttttattttttgtgtaggCAGAGTTTAGCATAAATTTTTCTTCATTGCAAAGGCAATATTCTACATGTTTGACAGCTCACATCAATTAGATAtattactaatttataatataaaatgaccTTACAAGTCCTACAAATATGACTTAAAATCTATATTTTACGAATACTTGAAATTCTTGTTAAAATGTTgatttgaaaatgttagatccATGACTTATCATATCACATTTATATATGTTTGCTTGATGACcttttaaaatttcacttttcTGTAGGTTGATAGCCCAACGACGGAGAAGAAATCAGAACCAGAGTCATCTTTTGAGATTCTGACTAATCCTGCAAGGGTGGTTCCTGCGCAGGAGAAGGTTATTAAATTTTTGCAGGACAGCAGATATGTTCCAGTTAAGTTGGCACCTTCAGGATTTGTGCTTCTCAAAGACTTGCGTCCTACTGAGCCAGAAGTGCTTGCTCTCACTGATACGCCCTCATCAACCACCACTTCAGCTGCTGGTGGGTCAGCAACTGGATTGCAGAGTTCTTCATCAGCCATGGCTGTGGATGAGGAACCCCAACCTCCTCAACCATTTGAATACAGCTCATGAGTTTGATCCTGATTCCGCAAAGTTCAAATATTCATCATGGTGCTTGTGATAAATTGGTTCTTCCGAGAAGAGTAGGTACCTGAATGGTTCAGCTCAACTGCACTGTTGCCTGTTTTAAGTCGATTTCTGGGgctataaatttcaattttccttAATGCACTATTTTGTGGTATTTGCTCCAAATATGTAGTTAATATCTGAACCAGTTCATACTAAAGTGGGGCGCAGAAGCAGCGTGCGGCCAACCTGAtgtgttaatttgttttttatcctCTCCGATTTGTTTTCGACGAACTCCAATTTCTAGAGTAGTGGCtctgtttttttctcttaaactttaatatttacTATCAAGAACACGAGATTACGAATTTCTGAAAATTGATTTAAGTTCTCTTATCTCTTCTTAATTGTACTCCATATAGTTGTGAGATTAGAGAAGGAATTAgaattaattagaatttttaaacGGCTAATAAATCTATCGGATCAAGTCCTactctttaactttttttatagtTCAGTAAATCGACTAATATGAATGACCCTTTAAATGCAACTTGGAATTTATTAAAAACCTTTTAGAACGTTCTTTAATAAGATTGATCAAACTAAGAACattctataataaattttataattaggaAATAAGATTTCTGTAACCATTTTAAAAATACACATTATGGAAtgttttattaagaaattaaaaagaaaaagagtttccAGAATGGCCACAAGAATCTAAATCTCGCAAAAAGTTCACACATTAAAGGGTCGTAATATTCATAGAAAGTGtcacattttttattcattgtaACACTAACACGTAATTgatcataaaatatttagagtacttaataaaataaaataaaagcacaaataatatttcaaataaattaagacTATAGAAAATATACCATTCATGTTaactcaataaaatttaattgagatATTTCAAGAATTTAAAGTAAtccattttgaaatttgaattgtttcaattttttttactgttatgCTAAAATAAGTAGATATTTATCCAGACgtgttttttcataaataaaaaataaatgatagacaataatataattttaataaatattaatttaaatatgtttacaGTGTTTATACCAAAATTATTTATCTGttttatataacatttaaacTTTAGATGTTTGCAGTATTTTCTTAATGTTTCTATGAGTGCTTCTggtttctaaagaaaaaaacaaaagtttttgtATTTATGATAATACAATATTGAGAATATAGaaaaactaaactttttttttttgttttaaaaaatttaaagtctTATAAACAATGTcatcattttccaaaacaaaTGTGTATACATTTCAATTTCTCATCTTCTAAACTCAAAATATACTGTGTGAGAATTCtgtaatcctttttttttaactcaacattttattaattttaattttaaaaaccttCTTTTCATCAAAGTTATAGTAAACAATAAGTTTAACTAAAGTTTAGGTAtctaataaataaagataaaaagttttaatcgaggttttaattttatagtctGTATTCAATAatctaaacaaaatttttatgatgtacaaaatattcatttaactGTGTAATGTAATTATTAAGTGACTGATATAACTGTTATTTACTTAATCACGTTACCATAAAGACTAATGAACCAGAACAGAACagaacataattattaatttggtgAGAGAAGGAAGGACATAATCGTATTTAGCATTATGTAGGAAAGACAACATGCGTAACATTTGTCACATGATTTTACAGTTTTGATGATTGCGAGAGCTACTTGTGTTGATGTGATCCAGTCCCAGGAagcttctcttttattttctctatgaTTCCTTTCTTCTGCTTCTCTCCACTGCTGTCGCTGTTGCTGGTAACATAATCTTCAGCTATGACTTGTGTActgccaccaccgccaccaccaccaaagCCAACTCCGGTGGTGTCTCCGGTGGTCTCCATTTCCCGCTGGAGAGGATCCTGACTGGTAGGAGCTGCACCGTACTGATTCTGATACTGTTCcatattcatttcttttatttctttcttcaaaCTTCTGCCATTTTCATACCTACCTacctaatttatatatatgtatgcagTTGATAACAGACATTAACTCATTCCTTCTATATGCATGTCATGTCATATAGAGAGGTCGCCACCTCACTATGCTTGCTACAAGCTCTTGACAAATGTTGCTTCACATTGTTTCTGTGGTTGCCACGTGGctaccaccaccatcaccatgCTGAACGTGTacatttttccttctctttcctCACAAAACAATACATATAAACTTTCTCAAGTTTGCTTCTCGAAGTTACTATAGGAGATGAATAATTCCATTGTGTGAATGAAGTGAGTTATTCGAACGTCATTGGAAGGAATTGGAAGTGTAGGAAAAAGCATATGGCAACCTTTTCCTTCTGAACAATAACAGTAGTGACTAACCAAATCTTATACAAGAcaattttacagaaaaaaaggatttcaaaactaaaaatagagACTATAGTGAAACCCTTCTGATAGGGAGTATCGAGATgccaaagaaaaatattgaatttacaTGATTTTTCTCATCCCTTGGGAGATCTGTACACTAGTTGGGGTAGTAGTGGTATGCATCTTTTTGGGTTGAAATCATGTTCAGCTGGTGGTTAGAAATGATCACTGCATATGGGTGTATAATGTTGCATGCATGCTGCATAATCTCAGATGTCTTCAAACCAACTGAAGCTCTTCTTCTGTATGTTGAAGCACATTCAGATCACTAGCAAACTATGAAAAATGCCAGTAGTGAGAGTGTGTCCAATTCAATTAAGGTGCTTTCCCAGTTCTGTTGCCATTCTGTAATGAGTTGTCTGATGTAGGCTTGGGGTTGAAAAACTTTGCAACTGCTTGATACAGATTTTCTTCCTCAAAAGGCTTTGTTACGTAACCATCCATTCCACATTCCACACACTTCTCGTACGTTGCTTGAATTACATCTGCTGTCATGGCCAATATAGGTAAATGGTACTCCTTTTTCCAGCCATTTCCTTCACCACATTCACCATTCATCAGAAGCTCATTTGCCTTTCTCTCCATTTCCCGAATTTTCCCAGTTGCTTGAAACCTGCAAATAATTTgatgatataaatatttagatGCTTCATCAAATCCTTCTCAATATCAAGAGTTGGTGATGGAAGATTCAATAACAAGTTTCATCACATGCTACACAAAAGTTAAGTCTCCACGCTTGGCTTATGAGAAttaccccacttatatatactataagatttgaatttttcttaataaatctCCTACGTCTAGTATTATTGAGTTGAGTTTGGTACCTAAATCTCATACCATATCAAAACCTGGCTCATGTTATGCatcttttttataacttaaactCAACCCTGAATATAGATCGTGCTTGATGGTATACTGGATCAAGATATGATACTCTTCGGCATGTGTATAAGATATGATAGTCAGTCAGTCAAGATGCCTCAACTAGAAAAGTTGAATGCATATAAATCGTAAAAAAGATTTCATGTTAATGCAGCAGCTATCATGTTAACACTTTTAATTGGTTAGTGtctgataaaagaaaatgtacaCAATCTAGTTTAGGTTATCTGCTCAtaatacaacaaaaaatatcaaaatagtaTCATACAACATATGCTGCATGACTATAAGCAGATTTAATTCTCAGTCAGTCCATGTATTTAACACAACCCTTTTTATTTAAGATCCTACGAAATAGAAGTTTATGTTTCAGTCTATACAAgaacaactttcttttttaatattagggTCTTTACACTTGCCAAATGTGTTGCTTTAGTCCCTATACCAAGAAACTGTGTTTTAGTCTTCACAGAAACATTTTTTGTTCTAACTGTAGTTCAGTTGTCTAGTATCTTGCTTAACTATAATTGTTTTAACACTGCTACGAAATTAAAACCGATGATGTAAAAGCACTATATTTTTTGGCCCCTGAGTATACATTATATGTAACTATAAGGGAAATGATAAGAAACGTACCCGTCCATTTCTGGCATTTGAATATCCATGAAGCAAGCATCAAAATTGTGAGGCAATTGAAGCATTTCAAGAGCAATTTTGCCACTTTCTGCACATGTTACATGAGCTCCAAAATTTTGTAATGCACCTGCTGCGACCCTTCTATTTACCCTATTGTCATCAACCACAAGTATTTTTTTCCCACAAAGAAGGCTTCGTGCAAAAGATGAACCCGTGTCCTTTCCTAGCTGTCTCTTCTTCCCCGTTCCCAGAACTTGTTGAAGACATGCAGCCACCATGCTGGCTCTCAGAGGCTTCATGATCACTGTATCACTGAAACCTGCTGCTTTAGCTTTATCAAATTCAGTGTTAGTAATGTTGGTTGCAAGAAGGATCATTTGAGGTATCTTAAACATGTGCCCGTTCTGTTTCCAGTCCAGTTGCCACACGTTGAAGATCCCATCCTCTCCACAAATCCACGAGTCTTTCTCAACAAAAATCATATCAGGCTGAAATATTCTGCCATATACAACCAGTTTACGCAGTGAATGAACTGAACAACATCAATA
Coding sequences:
- the LOC106770706 gene encoding 26S proteasome non-ATPase regulatory subunit 1 homolog A, whose translation is MATTLVSSAGGMLAMLNEPHLSLKLHALSNLNNLVDTFWPEISTSLPKIESLHEDEEFDQHQRQLAALLVSKVFYYLGELNDSLSYALGAGPLFDVSEDSDYVHTLLAKAIDEYASLKSKAAESSDESVKVDPRLEAIVERLLDKCIVDGKYQQAMGTAIECRRLDKLEEAITRSDNVQGTLSYCIYVSHSFVNLREYRQEVLRLLVKVFQKLPSPDYLSICQCLMFLDEPEGVASILEKLLRSESKDDALLAFQIAFDLVENEHQAFLLNVRDRLSPPKSQPSEAAQPKPSDADSAQNASANGQDDVQMTDGDSAPIVDVPEDPIETLYAERLNKIKGILSGETSIQLTLQFLYSHNKSDLLILKTIKQSVEMRNSVCHSATIYANAIMHAGTTVDTFLRENLDWLSRATNWAKFSATAGLGVIHRGHLQQGRSLMAPYLPQGGTGGGGSPYSEGGALYALGLIHANHGEGIKQFLRDSLRSTSVEVIQHGACLGLGLASLGTADEDIYEEIKNVLYTDSAVAGEAAGISMGLLMVGTGSDKANEMLTYAHETQHEKIIRGLALGIALTVYGREEEADTLIEQMTRDQDPILRYGGMYALALAYRGTANNKAIRQLLHFAVSDVSDDVRRTAVLALGFVLYSDPEQTPRIVSLLSESYNPHVRYGAALAVGISCAGTGLSEAISLLEPLTSDVVDFVRQGALIAMAMVMVQISEASDSRVGTFRRQLEKIILDKHEDTMSKMGAILASGILDAGGRNVTIRLLSKTKHDKITAVVGLAVFSQFWYWYPLIYFVSLAFSPTAFIGLNYDLKSPKFEFLSHAKPSLFEYPKPTTVPTTTSTVKLPTAVLSTSAKAKARAKKAEEQKANAEISSATDSSSAPSGGKGKSSSEKDGDSMQVDSPTTEKKSEPESSFEILTNPARVVPAQEKVIKFLQDSRYVPVKLAPSGFVLLKDLRPTEPEVLALTDTPSSTTTSAAGGSATGLQSSSSAMAVDEEPQPPQPFEYSS